One window from the genome of Candidatus Synechococcus calcipolaris G9 encodes:
- a CDS encoding tetratricopeptide repeat protein, which produces MDSSLPAIYLSVLVVILAIAGWFVVKQIFRTRRIETSLSRLQGKLKKEPGTAQEYFELGSIYLNKKLAVQAIPLFQKALKAAEAEGETFTAPIFNALGYAYFIQEQYDLAIRYYKDALKNQPTYVTASNNLGHAYEKKNLSQPALESYEQTLKYDANNAIAKRRANSLRKRLTIPTA; this is translated from the coding sequence ATGGATAGTTCGTTGCCAGCAATTTATTTGTCAGTGTTAGTAGTTATCTTGGCGATCGCTGGCTGGTTTGTGGTGAAACAAATCTTTCGCACCCGTCGGATTGAAACCAGTTTATCCCGTTTACAAGGCAAATTAAAAAAAGAACCCGGCACTGCCCAGGAATACTTTGAGTTAGGGAGCATTTATCTTAACAAAAAACTGGCTGTCCAGGCGATCCCCCTTTTTCAAAAGGCCCTGAAGGCGGCGGAAGCTGAGGGAGAAACCTTTACCGCTCCCATTTTTAATGCCTTGGGCTATGCCTACTTCATTCAGGAACAGTACGATTTGGCTATTCGCTACTACAAAGATGCCCTAAAAAATCAGCCCACCTACGTCACGGCCTCCAATAATCTGGGCCATGCCTACGAAAAGAAAAACCTGAGTCAGCCGGCCCTAGAATCCTACGAGCAGACCCTCAAGTATGATGCCAACAATGCGATCGCCAAGCGGCGGGCTAATTCTTTACGGAAACGCTTAACGATCCCCACCGCCTGA
- the smpB gene encoding SsrA-binding protein SmpB, translated as MDNGYKILSDNRQARYLYEILDTYECGIALVGTEVKSIRAGKVNLRDGFARLRDGEVWLMNVHISPHSSTNQVYNHDPRRSRKLLLHRQEIRRLIGKIEQKGLTLVPLKMYLKKGRVKVEIAIARGKKLHDKRQDLKKKQDQREMERALKHNN; from the coding sequence ATGGATAACGGATATAAAATTCTCAGTGATAACCGTCAAGCTCGCTATCTTTACGAAATTCTTGACACCTACGAGTGCGGCATTGCCCTAGTGGGAACCGAGGTCAAGTCCATCCGGGCTGGCAAGGTGAACCTGCGGGATGGTTTTGCCCGACTGCGGGATGGGGAAGTTTGGCTGATGAATGTCCATATTTCCCCCCACAGCAGCACCAACCAAGTCTACAATCACGATCCGCGCCGGAGTCGAAAACTGCTGCTCCACCGTCAGGAAATTCGTCGCTTGATTGGCAAAATTGAGCAAAAGGGCCTGACCCTCGTACCCCTGAAAATGTACCTAAAAAAAGGTCGGGTCAAGGTAGAAATTGCCATTGCCCGTGGTAAAAAACTTCACGATAAACGCCAAGACCTGAAGAAGAAGCAAGATCAACGGGAAATGGAGCGGGCCTTGAAACACAATAACTAG
- a CDS encoding ABC transporter substrate-binding protein/permease: MFNGLPRLSQYLRQKLRYGAIALVTLLLVIISGLFSSFSAQTVPSPLTMATSADYRPFEFHDTSTGRDEIVGFDIDVARNISQQLGFELNIVDMDFSGLIPALQSGRADFVMAGMTPTPERQQNADFSILYFNVKNTILSKKGSPFTTLESLQGKSVGALLGSTQQDLANTIPQVTVKVYNKVTDAIQDVIAGRIQAALVEEFFAKGYVVADPNLMYTIIPGKDSGYAIAFPQGSTLVEPFNRAITNMKQDGTIARLEKKWLDAQTKPEAWTTQRIMASVMYMLGGIPVTLAFTAVSAIFGFIWAIILVLAKISVLKPLRWLANAYTSIFRGTPLILQIALVYFATPQLTGYDIPAFQAGVIAFALNSGAYISETLRSGILSVDKGQREAAMSLGVPYRQMMSDIIMPQAIKNILPALANELINLLKDSALVSTIGAADLLRRANVVGAETYLYFQPLIFVGVIYYLMVMVLTIATSVLEKRMQRSA, encoded by the coding sequence GTGTTTAATGGTCTTCCTCGGTTAAGCCAGTACTTACGTCAGAAACTACGCTATGGGGCGATCGCCCTAGTTACGCTCCTATTGGTGATCATTTCAGGGTTGTTTTCTTCCTTCTCGGCCCAAACGGTTCCCTCACCCCTAACCATGGCCACATCCGCCGATTATCGTCCCTTTGAATTCCATGACACCTCTACCGGCAGAGATGAAATTGTTGGCTTTGATATAGATGTCGCTAGAAATATCAGTCAACAACTGGGCTTTGAGTTAAACATTGTGGATATGGACTTCAGCGGTTTGATTCCGGCCCTACAGAGTGGCCGGGCTGATTTTGTCATGGCTGGGATGACCCCCACCCCAGAACGGCAGCAAAATGCTGATTTTTCTATACTTTACTTTAATGTTAAAAACACGATTTTGAGTAAAAAGGGGAGTCCCTTTACCACCCTAGAAAGCTTACAGGGCAAGTCTGTTGGTGCCCTCCTCGGCAGTACCCAGCAGGATTTGGCTAATACCATTCCCCAAGTCACCGTTAAGGTTTACAACAAAGTTACCGATGCTATCCAAGATGTCATTGCCGGCCGGATTCAGGCAGCCTTGGTGGAGGAATTTTTTGCTAAGGGCTATGTAGTTGCCGATCCCAACCTGATGTATACCATCATCCCCGGCAAGGATAGTGGCTATGCCATTGCTTTTCCCCAAGGTTCTACCCTCGTGGAACCCTTTAACCGGGCAATTACCAACATGAAACAGGACGGCACGATCGCCCGACTGGAGAAAAAATGGTTAGATGCCCAAACGAAACCAGAGGCCTGGACGACTCAACGGATCATGGCTTCGGTCATGTACATGCTGGGGGGAATTCCCGTCACCCTCGCCTTTACAGCCGTCTCTGCCATCTTTGGCTTTATCTGGGCAATTATCCTAGTTTTAGCGAAAATCTCTGTCCTCAAACCCCTCCGCTGGTTGGCCAACGCCTACACCTCCATTTTTCGCGGTACGCCCCTGATTTTGCAAATTGCCCTAGTCTACTTTGCCACCCCCCAACTCACGGGTTACGATATTCCCGCCTTTCAAGCCGGGGTGATTGCCTTTGCCCTCAATTCCGGGGCCTATATCTCGGAAACCCTTCGCAGTGGCATTCTCTCTGTGGATAAGGGGCAGCGGGAAGCCGCCATGTCCTTGGGGGTTCCCTATCGGCAAATGATGAGCGATATTATTATGCCTCAGGCGATTAAAAATATTTTACCGGCCCTAGCCAATGAGCTAATTAACCTGCTCAAGGACTCGGCCCTAGTTTCTACCATTGGGGCTGCGGATCTATTGCGCCGAGCCAATGTGGTGGGGGCAGAAACCTATTTATACTTCCAGCCCTTAATCTTTGTGGGCGTGATTTATTACCTGATGGTGATGGTGTTGACGATCGCCACCTCCGTACTTGAAAAAAGGATGCAACGCAGTGCTTAA
- a CDS encoding amino acid ABC transporter ATP-binding protein, with protein MLKIENLYKSFGSLDVLKGISTEIDKGEVVVMLGPSGSGKSTFLRCLNRLEDPTSGHIYFKDKDILHPKTDIRKIRQNLVMVFQHFNLFPHMTVLENVTYAPINVKGIGKDQAATLGQDLLERVGLGTKSDVYPAKLSGGQKQRVAIARALAMEPEMVLFDEPTSALDPEMVKEVLDVMRDLAHSGMTMAIVTHEMNFARQVASRILFLHNGQLAEDTTPEAFFSHPQCDRARQFLDRML; from the coding sequence GTGCTTAAAATAGAAAATCTCTATAAATCCTTTGGTTCCCTGGATGTCCTTAAGGGGATTAGCACAGAAATTGACAAAGGGGAAGTGGTTGTCATGCTTGGGCCATCGGGTTCCGGTAAGTCCACTTTTCTGCGCTGCTTAAATCGCCTAGAAGACCCCACCTCGGGCCATATTTATTTTAAGGACAAGGATATTTTGCATCCCAAAACTGATATTCGCAAAATACGCCAAAATCTGGTCATGGTCTTTCAGCACTTCAACCTATTTCCCCACATGACGGTTTTGGAAAATGTGACCTACGCTCCCATCAATGTGAAGGGGATTGGCAAAGATCAGGCGGCAACCCTGGGCCAAGACTTACTAGAGCGGGTGGGGCTAGGAACCAAATCAGATGTCTATCCTGCCAAACTATCGGGGGGGCAAAAACAACGGGTGGCGATCGCCCGCGCCCTGGCCATGGAACCAGAAATGGTTTTATTTGATGAACCCACCTCGGCTTTAGATCCAGAGATGGTGAAAGAAGTTCTAGACGTGATGCGGGATCTAGCGCATAGTGGCATGACCATGGCCATTGTCACCCACGAGATGAACTTTGCCCGTCAGGTGGCTAGTCGCATCCTATTTTTGCACAATGGTCAACTGGCCGAAGATACCACCCCCGAAGCCTTTTTTAGCCATCCCCAATGCGATCGGGCCCGACAGTTTTTAGACCGAATGCTGTAA